The following proteins are co-located in the Paludibaculum fermentans genome:
- a CDS encoding response regulator, translating to MIVDDSPVMRAFVRRTVEVTGFEVACYLEAGDGLEALSKLRSARAAGPAQQVDLILTDINMPVMDGEGLLQELKRDEDLSSIPVVVVSTDSTDQRMEKLMQLGARSYVRKPFPPEKLGEVLAGIFPDLAGPGADGPGIEGF from the coding sequence ATGATCGTCGATGATTCGCCGGTGATGCGTGCCTTCGTGCGCCGGACGGTGGAAGTAACGGGTTTCGAAGTGGCGTGCTATCTGGAGGCCGGCGACGGCCTGGAAGCGCTCTCCAAGCTGCGGTCCGCGCGCGCCGCCGGACCGGCGCAGCAGGTGGACCTGATCCTGACGGATATCAACATGCCGGTGATGGATGGCGAGGGGTTGCTGCAGGAGCTGAAACGGGATGAGGATTTGAGCTCGATCCCCGTGGTGGTGGTGTCGACGGACTCGACCGACCAGCGCATGGAAAAGCTGATGCAGTTGGGGGCGCGCAGTTACGTCCGCAAGCCATTTCCGCCGGAAAAGCTGGGCGAGGTGCTGGCCGGCATTTTCCCCGACCTGGCCGGGCCGGGCGCGGATGGGCCGGGCATTGAGGGATTCTGA
- a CDS encoding hydroxypyruvate isomerase family protein, with amino-acid sequence MKRRTFLPAAGLSVAAMSAQTTSQPGKLKQSVCRWCYSKVPIEELAAASAKMGIESIDLVDPKEWDVVKKHGLKLTVVPGPTTIPDGLNRKESHDAIEAKFKTMVDQAVAAQAVSIIVFSGNRKGMQDEEGAANTIIGLNRLKKYAEDKGILVVMELLNSKVNHKDYMCDKSQWGIEVVKAVNSPNVKLLYDIYHMQIMEGDVIRTIRDNHQWFGHYHTGGNPGRNEIDDTQELNYRAITKAIIETGFQGYMAHEFVPKREPLVSLREAVDLCRV; translated from the coding sequence ATGAAACGCCGCACTTTCCTCCCCGCCGCAGGGCTTAGCGTCGCCGCCATGTCCGCCCAGACAACCTCCCAACCAGGCAAATTAAAGCAATCGGTCTGCCGCTGGTGCTACTCCAAAGTCCCGATCGAGGAACTGGCCGCGGCCTCGGCGAAGATGGGCATCGAGTCGATCGACCTGGTCGATCCCAAGGAGTGGGACGTGGTGAAGAAGCACGGCCTGAAGCTGACGGTCGTGCCGGGCCCCACCACGATTCCGGACGGGCTCAACCGGAAGGAGAGCCACGACGCCATCGAGGCGAAGTTCAAGACCATGGTCGACCAGGCGGTAGCGGCGCAGGCCGTGTCGATCATCGTGTTCTCGGGCAATCGCAAAGGCATGCAGGACGAAGAGGGCGCGGCGAACACGATCATCGGGCTGAACCGCCTGAAGAAGTATGCCGAGGACAAGGGCATCCTGGTGGTGATGGAGCTGTTGAACTCCAAGGTGAACCACAAGGACTATATGTGCGATAAGTCGCAGTGGGGGATTGAAGTGGTGAAGGCAGTGAACTCACCGAACGTGAAACTGCTGTACGACATCTACCACATGCAGATCATGGAAGGCGACGTGATCCGCACCATTCGCGACAACCACCAGTGGTTCGGCCACTATCACACGGGCGGCAATCCCGGACGGAACGAGATCGACGACACGCAGGAACTCAACTACCGGGCGATCACGAAAGCGATCATCGAGACCGGCTTCCAGGGCTACATGGCGCATGAGTTCGTGCCGAAGCGGGAGCCGCTGGTGTCGCTGCGCGAGGCTGTGGATCTCTGCCGGGTGTAG
- a CDS encoding protein-glutamate methylesterase/protein-glutamine glutaminase, which yields MTQERRTRVLVVDDSAIVRKVLSDILSAQPDLEVVGTAPDPYVARDKILALAPDVLTLDIEMPRMDGLTFLRRIMRFHPLPVIVISSLAQSSTKSAMEALTEGAVDVLAKPGGPYSVGDLKEDLPRRVRAAARSRMPAARPTPLPAKTHAAIGDPRGALRQMVIALGASTGGTQAIERVLTALPAGMPPIVVTQHIPPVFSAAFAERLNKVCALEVREAKGGEVLSPGVAWIAPGDRHLLLDRAGAGWRIRLDDSPKVCYQRPSVDVMFKSVSAALGQAALGVLMTGMGSDGAEGLLAMRKNGAETIAQDEASCVVFGMPREAIRMGAAGQVLSLDAIAPMVLKKSRVTQ from the coding sequence ATGACACAGGAGCGCAGAACGCGGGTACTGGTGGTGGACGATTCGGCGATCGTCCGCAAGGTGTTGAGCGATATTCTCAGCGCGCAGCCGGACCTGGAGGTGGTGGGGACGGCTCCGGATCCCTATGTCGCGCGGGACAAGATTCTGGCTCTGGCACCGGACGTGCTGACGCTGGATATCGAGATGCCGCGCATGGACGGGCTGACGTTCCTGAGGCGGATTATGCGGTTCCATCCCCTGCCCGTGATCGTCATCAGTTCCCTGGCCCAGAGCTCGACGAAGTCGGCCATGGAGGCGTTGACGGAAGGCGCGGTCGATGTCCTGGCGAAGCCGGGCGGGCCGTATTCAGTAGGCGATCTGAAGGAAGACCTGCCGCGCCGGGTACGGGCGGCGGCGCGTTCGCGGATGCCGGCCGCACGGCCCACTCCGCTGCCGGCGAAGACGCACGCGGCGATTGGGGATCCGCGGGGTGCGTTGCGGCAGATGGTGATTGCGCTGGGCGCGTCGACGGGCGGCACACAGGCGATTGAGCGAGTGCTGACGGCCCTGCCGGCGGGTATGCCGCCCATCGTGGTGACGCAGCACATTCCACCGGTCTTCTCGGCGGCCTTTGCGGAGCGGCTGAACAAGGTCTGCGCACTGGAGGTGCGGGAGGCAAAGGGGGGCGAGGTGCTCAGCCCGGGTGTTGCCTGGATCGCGCCCGGCGACCGGCATCTTCTGCTGGACCGGGCCGGCGCCGGTTGGCGTATCCGGTTGGACGACAGTCCGAAAGTCTGCTATCAGCGGCCCTCGGTCGACGTGATGTTCAAATCGGTCTCAGCGGCCCTGGGCCAGGCGGCGCTGGGGGTGCTGATGACGGGGATGGGCAGCGACGGCGCGGAGGGATTGCTGGCGATGAGGAAAAACGGGGCGGAGACGATCGCGCAGGACGAGGCGAGCTGTGTCGTCTTCGGAATGCCTCGGGAGGCCATCCGCATGGGTGCGGCCGGGCAGGTTCTCAGCCTGGACGCGATCGCGCCGATGGTGCTGAAGAAGAGCCGGGTGACCCAGTAG
- a CDS encoding mechanosensitive ion channel family protein — protein sequence MTSFLSGIPVQRLDDYLFSALRIGGYLGGAALLNFLLSKLFSTVGRVSADLVRERGGEVDLERAKQTNTVTTIARRVLFSLVWAFAILLALKREVGFEVGPLLAGAGVAGLAIGFAAQSVLKDWIGGFFLLTEGQIRIGDVVKVGDLSGSVEQLSLRTTVLRGYDGAVHVLANGGIQSFTNLTMGFSYAVFDVAVDFDEEPQRLMDVFREVSKEMRSDETFQRLILADIEIAGVDKFTEQGVVVKARLKTQPSQQWTVGRELNRRLRARCAQAGITIATAQRAVQLFEKGLQYDPNPVQPARRP from the coding sequence ATGACCTCGTTTCTGTCCGGCATCCCGGTACAGCGGCTGGATGACTACCTCTTCAGCGCCCTGCGCATCGGCGGCTATCTGGGCGGCGCCGCCCTGCTGAACTTTCTGCTCAGTAAACTCTTCTCCACCGTCGGGCGCGTCTCCGCCGACCTGGTCAGGGAACGCGGCGGCGAAGTCGATCTGGAACGCGCGAAGCAGACCAATACGGTGACGACCATCGCCCGGCGCGTCCTCTTCTCCCTGGTGTGGGCCTTCGCCATCCTGCTGGCCCTCAAGCGCGAAGTGGGCTTCGAGGTCGGCCCTCTGCTGGCGGGCGCCGGGGTCGCCGGCCTGGCCATCGGTTTTGCAGCCCAAAGTGTCCTGAAAGATTGGATCGGCGGTTTCTTCCTGCTCACGGAAGGCCAGATCCGCATCGGCGACGTGGTCAAGGTCGGCGACCTGTCGGGTTCGGTGGAGCAGCTCTCGCTGCGCACGACGGTCCTGCGCGGCTATGACGGAGCGGTCCACGTTCTCGCCAACGGCGGCATCCAGTCGTTCACCAATCTCACCATGGGGTTCAGTTATGCTGTGTTTGACGTGGCGGTCGACTTCGACGAAGAGCCCCAGCGGCTGATGGACGTGTTCCGCGAGGTGAGCAAGGAGATGCGTTCAGACGAGACGTTCCAGCGGCTGATCCTGGCCGATATTGAGATTGCGGGTGTCGACAAGTTCACTGAGCAGGGTGTCGTGGTCAAGGCCCGGCTCAAAACCCAGCCCAGCCAGCAGTGGACCGTCGGCCGTGAGCTGAATCGCCGGTTGAGGGCCCGTTGCGCGCAGGCGGGCATCACCATCGCTACCGCCCAGCGTGCCGTACAGTTGTTCGAGAAAGGATTGCAGTATGATCCAAATCCAGTCCAACCAGCTCGGCGGCCTTGA
- a CDS encoding DUF2934 domain-containing protein — MTSKKKTTSESEIVKAAETAPATKSKTEKSKATKTTAAAKSSAATHKPATRKPVAAKAAVAAASAAAPVAAAVATQAAPVAKAAFDPRAYQQEIATEAYFQWVNRGGGDGGEREDWLRAVEIVRARYE; from the coding sequence ATGACCAGCAAGAAGAAAACCACCTCTGAATCGGAAATCGTGAAGGCGGCCGAGACGGCGCCGGCAACGAAGAGCAAAACAGAAAAGAGCAAGGCCACGAAGACCACCGCAGCAGCGAAGTCGTCCGCCGCAACGCACAAGCCCGCGACACGCAAGCCCGTTGCCGCCAAGGCCGCGGTGGCAGCGGCATCCGCCGCAGCGCCAGTTGCCGCAGCAGTGGCCACCCAGGCAGCTCCGGTTGCCAAGGCGGCTTTCGACCCGCGTGCCTACCAGCAGGAGATTGCGACCGAGGCATACTTCCAGTGGGTGAACCGCGGAGGTGGGGATGGCGGCGAGAGGGAAGACTGGCTGCGGGCTGTCGAGATCGTGCGCGCCCGCTACGAATAG
- a CDS encoding CheR family methyltransferase has protein sequence MPPETTPLIASQTVQPGEFRKIQSLTYQVAGIDLREGKEALVGARLNKRIRELGLKDVSSYLNLVEADRTGLELIALIDALTTNFTSFLREPQHFEFLRSVILPALATRASIRIWSAGCSTGEEPYSILFHLAQALGQAELAAVEILATDISTRALSAASAGVYPASRMKELPEAWRKRFFQRGVGGQDGMVRVREEWRSRIRFQRLNLMEEFTNVAVANVIFCRNVMIYFDKQTQQKLVRRFAERLEPGGWLLIGHSEGLMGMEHELSYVMPAVYRKPSGRKG, from the coding sequence ATGCCGCCTGAGACCACGCCATTGATCGCGTCGCAGACCGTGCAACCGGGCGAGTTCCGGAAGATCCAGTCGCTGACTTACCAGGTGGCGGGCATCGACCTGCGCGAGGGGAAAGAGGCGCTGGTGGGCGCCCGGTTGAACAAGCGTATCCGGGAGCTGGGCCTGAAGGACGTGTCCAGCTATTTGAACCTGGTGGAGGCCGACCGCACGGGGCTGGAGCTGATCGCGCTGATCGATGCGCTGACGACCAATTTCACCAGCTTCCTGAGGGAGCCGCAGCACTTCGAGTTCCTGCGCAGTGTGATCCTGCCCGCGCTGGCAACGCGCGCCTCGATTCGCATCTGGAGCGCCGGCTGTTCGACCGGGGAGGAACCGTACAGCATCCTCTTCCATCTGGCACAGGCGCTGGGGCAGGCCGAGCTGGCGGCTGTCGAGATCCTGGCGACCGACATTTCCACCAGGGCCTTGAGCGCCGCCAGCGCGGGCGTCTACCCCGCAAGCCGGATGAAAGAGCTGCCGGAGGCGTGGCGCAAGCGATTCTTCCAACGCGGAGTGGGCGGTCAGGACGGGATGGTGCGGGTGCGCGAAGAGTGGCGCTCGCGCATCCGGTTCCAGCGCCTGAACCTGATGGAGGAGTTCACGAATGTGGCGGTGGCGAATGTGATCTTCTGCCGCAATGTGATGATCTATTTCGACAAGCAGACGCAGCAGAAGCTGGTGCGGCGCTTCGCAGAGCGGTTGGAGCCGGGCGGATGGCTGCTGATCGGGCATTCCGAAGGATTGATGGGCATGGAACACGAGCTCTCGTACGTGATGCCGGCCGTGTACCGGAAGCCCAGTGGCCGCAAGGGTTGA
- the dacB gene encoding D-alanyl-D-alanine carboxypeptidase/D-alanyl-D-alanine endopeptidase, with translation MLRTTSFAASLLLVSVASTAQNLDEKVNQILSEPAAQRAVFGIHVVEPATGRVVYARSAGLPMTPASNTKLLATVLSLARLGPDYRFETRILTAKPPDSDGKITGDLRLVGGGDPTMSAREIPYKKGAIEGDPLKPLAELANKVVEAGVRIIDGDIIGDDTRWPWSPYPDGWTVDDTVWEYGAPVSALTLNDNALLLYIRPGKKPGETAEISLTPPVEYYTIHNTLKTHTGAPRSITVDRQPNSRVLLIGGTAAPNGGAASQLIAIDDPAAFAAQAFAELLRARGVTIRGSVRAAHRLPGQPYEPPTGVELARRVSPPLIEILKVVNKVSQNLHAEIVLREVGFIKRSEGTADAAQEEMTEFLTGLGVDRKDFALVDGSGLSRRTLATPATFTTVLRYMHNSPLRDAFWALLPIAGEDGTLNNRFHGFKEVTAIRAKTGSISHVAALSGYAGEDSGRRLAFSILVNDYTAPTSEIRAIVDKIAVAILEEGKR, from the coding sequence ATGCTTCGGACCACTTCTTTTGCGGCATCCCTCCTGCTCGTCTCCGTCGCGTCCACCGCCCAGAATCTGGACGAGAAGGTGAATCAGATCCTCTCGGAGCCGGCGGCCCAACGGGCAGTCTTCGGCATCCATGTAGTCGAGCCTGCCACTGGCAGGGTGGTGTATGCCCGCAGCGCCGGCCTCCCCATGACCCCAGCCTCGAACACAAAGCTACTCGCCACTGTCCTCTCCCTCGCCCGCCTCGGACCCGACTACCGTTTCGAAACGCGCATTCTCACCGCCAAACCGCCGGACTCCGACGGCAAAATCACCGGCGATCTGCGGCTGGTCGGCGGCGGTGACCCAACCATGTCCGCTCGCGAGATTCCATACAAGAAAGGTGCGATTGAAGGCGACCCGCTCAAGCCCCTCGCCGAACTGGCGAACAAAGTGGTCGAAGCCGGAGTCCGCATCATCGACGGCGACATCATCGGCGACGACACCCGCTGGCCCTGGTCGCCCTATCCCGACGGCTGGACCGTCGACGATACCGTCTGGGAATACGGCGCCCCGGTCAGCGCCCTGACCCTGAACGACAACGCGCTTCTTCTCTACATCCGGCCCGGCAAAAAGCCCGGCGAGACGGCGGAGATCTCGCTCACTCCCCCAGTCGAGTACTACACCATCCACAACACGCTGAAGACCCACACCGGAGCCCCGCGCAGCATCACCGTCGACCGCCAGCCCAACTCCCGGGTCCTGCTCATCGGCGGGACCGCTGCCCCCAACGGCGGAGCCGCTTCCCAACTCATCGCCATCGACGACCCCGCCGCCTTCGCCGCCCAGGCCTTCGCTGAACTGCTGCGCGCCCGCGGCGTCACCATCCGCGGTTCCGTCCGTGCCGCCCATCGCCTGCCAGGGCAGCCCTATGAGCCGCCCACCGGAGTCGAACTCGCCAGGCGCGTCTCACCTCCGCTCATCGAGATCCTTAAGGTTGTTAATAAGGTCAGCCAGAATCTTCACGCCGAGATCGTGCTTCGTGAAGTCGGCTTCATCAAACGCAGCGAAGGAACCGCCGATGCCGCCCAGGAGGAGATGACCGAGTTCCTCACCGGCCTCGGCGTCGACCGTAAGGACTTCGCCCTCGTCGACGGCTCCGGTCTCTCGCGGCGCACCCTGGCGACTCCTGCTACGTTCACCACCGTCCTCCGCTACATGCACAACAGCCCGCTGCGCGACGCCTTCTGGGCTCTGCTACCTATCGCAGGAGAGGATGGGACCTTGAACAACCGCTTTCACGGTTTCAAGGAGGTGACCGCCATCCGCGCCAAGACCGGTTCCATCAGCCATGTCGCCGCGCTATCTGGATACGCTGGTGAAGATTCCGGCAGGCGGCTCGCGTTCTCCATCCTGGTGAACGATTACACCGCGCCCACTTCGGAGATCCGGGCGATCGTTGATAAAATCGCTGTAGCGATCCTCGAGGAAGGGAAACGTTGA
- a CDS encoding glycosyltransferase family 4 protein, protein MTIERVLYCAAHGGFGGQASPLGGGAAVSNLLLDEWARTRPFQVELISPAILGADAPSGRQLVEFDERQYAAFCESFRAASTQAVMRADPRSSSVLVNDISEGPDFAALQRAGFHVVTVYHVDVVAYISAIYLKDRISPRGLTRFWELMRSLRLDRVAPVILRLIFAQQRASLRYSAAVAVPSSGMKDILLECYPETPPERIHVLPWGAPPRFGPQEAAREAAAGLRREFNVPAEAQVLLCLSRISPEKGQDTLLEALIEAERHGRLPQRPLWLFLCGEPAFMHGRRHMERLQQLAARLRQVKVVFPGYMSGLRKQAAFHMSDLYVFPSRHESYGLTLMEALSEGLPAVCLEHQGSREVMTPQVGVMLREHERNQLWPAISALLADDDRRQNMALAARELADARPFAVSAATLAGFLRG, encoded by the coding sequence GTGACCATCGAACGCGTTCTCTACTGTGCGGCGCATGGCGGCTTTGGCGGCCAGGCCAGCCCCTTGGGCGGTGGCGCGGCGGTGTCGAACCTGCTGCTGGACGAATGGGCTCGCACGCGCCCCTTCCAGGTGGAACTCATCAGTCCAGCCATCCTGGGCGCGGACGCGCCGTCGGGCCGCCAGTTGGTGGAATTCGACGAGCGCCAGTACGCCGCCTTCTGCGAGTCGTTCCGCGCCGCATCCACGCAGGCTGTGATGCGCGCCGACCCCCGCTCCAGCTCAGTCCTTGTCAACGACATCAGCGAGGGCCCCGACTTCGCCGCCCTTCAGCGGGCTGGCTTCCACGTCGTCACCGTCTATCATGTCGATGTCGTTGCCTACATCTCAGCCATCTATTTGAAGGACCGTATCTCGCCCCGCGGCCTCACCCGTTTCTGGGAGCTGATGCGCAGCCTGCGGCTCGACCGCGTCGCACCCGTGATCCTGCGCCTGATCTTCGCGCAGCAGCGCGCCAGCCTGCGCTATTCCGCCGCCGTCGCCGTCCCCTCGTCAGGCATGAAGGACATCCTGCTCGAGTGCTATCCGGAGACCCCGCCGGAGAGGATCCATGTGCTGCCCTGGGGCGCTCCGCCGCGTTTCGGCCCGCAGGAGGCTGCGCGCGAGGCCGCGGCCGGACTGCGCCGCGAGTTCAACGTCCCCGCCGAGGCGCAGGTTCTCCTCTGCCTCAGCCGCATCTCTCCGGAGAAGGGCCAGGACACCCTCCTGGAGGCGTTGATCGAGGCCGAGCGGCACGGCCGCCTGCCCCAACGTCCGCTGTGGTTGTTCCTCTGTGGCGAACCCGCGTTTATGCACGGCAGGCGTCACATGGAGCGGTTGCAGCAACTGGCCGCCCGCCTGCGTCAGGTCAAGGTCGTGTTCCCGGGCTACATGAGCGGGCTGCGCAAACAGGCGGCCTTTCACATGTCCGACCTCTACGTCTTCCCTTCGCGCCACGAGAGCTACGGCCTCACGCTGATGGAGGCGCTCTCGGAAGGACTCCCCGCGGTCTGCCTGGAGCACCAGGGCTCGCGGGAAGTGATGACGCCGCAGGTGGGCGTGATGTTGCGCGAGCACGAGCGAAACCAGCTTTGGCCCGCCATCTCCGCACTGCTGGCCGATGACGACCGGCGGCAAAACATGGCCCTCGCCGCGCGTGAGTTGGCGGATGCCCGGCCCTTCGCCGTCAGCGCCGCCACGCTCGCCGGGTTCCTGCGGGGGTAG
- the lexA gene encoding transcriptional repressor LexA produces MALTPRQKEVVDFLVEYTERNGYSPSFEEIAAGLQLASLATVHKHITALEQKGYLKRRYNESRSIEVSPEYRAAEHARVHGPESGGMSVPLLGRIAAGLPVESVSAPETLNFADFAGSAETYALQVRGDSMIEDHICSGDYVLVERAPIVRDGEIVVALVGGAETTLKRFYKQTDGMVRLQPANAAMEPILVPGESVELQGRVLAVLRKYK; encoded by the coding sequence ATGGCTCTGACGCCCAGACAGAAAGAAGTCGTAGACTTCCTCGTCGAATACACGGAGCGGAACGGGTATAGCCCGAGTTTTGAAGAGATCGCGGCTGGCCTGCAGTTGGCCTCGCTCGCGACTGTTCACAAACACATCACCGCTCTAGAACAAAAGGGTTACCTCAAGAGACGCTACAACGAGAGCCGATCCATTGAGGTATCGCCCGAATACCGGGCCGCTGAGCACGCGCGCGTCCATGGACCTGAAAGCGGAGGGATGTCTGTCCCGCTTCTAGGCCGTATCGCCGCGGGTTTGCCGGTTGAATCGGTATCGGCGCCCGAAACGCTCAACTTCGCCGACTTTGCAGGTTCGGCGGAGACTTATGCCCTGCAGGTTCGGGGGGACTCGATGATCGAGGACCATATCTGCAGCGGCGATTACGTACTAGTAGAACGCGCGCCAATTGTGCGTGACGGTGAGATTGTGGTGGCGTTGGTGGGTGGTGCTGAAACTACTCTGAAACGCTTCTATAAACAAACTGACGGAATGGTACGGCTTCAGCCGGCCAATGCCGCCATGGAACCCATTCTTGTGCCCGGTGAGAGCGTCGAACTGCAAGGACGCGTGCTCGCCGTTCTCCGCAAGTACAAGTAA
- a CDS encoding chemotaxis protein CheX — protein sequence MTPKHEEIHDLSLPQVRQACRAALLEVLETMFFELPAADLEVVDAPEVSSCLIRAGFHGSANGAMQLAISCRICCRLAASFLGKETDEVSLPEKCSTARELANMLCGASLSRLKPHGRMTIETPQSIEAPAADSGPWLRYPLEGGFIDVALRYGEGL from the coding sequence ATGACGCCGAAACATGAGGAAATTCACGATCTTTCCCTGCCCCAGGTGCGACAGGCCTGCCGCGCGGCGCTGCTCGAGGTGCTGGAGACGATGTTCTTCGAGCTACCGGCCGCGGATCTGGAGGTGGTCGATGCGCCGGAGGTGTCGAGCTGCCTGATCCGGGCTGGTTTCCACGGCAGCGCGAACGGGGCCATGCAATTGGCGATCTCGTGCCGGATCTGCTGCCGCCTGGCTGCGTCGTTTCTGGGCAAGGAGACGGACGAGGTTTCGCTCCCGGAAAAGTGCAGCACGGCGCGCGAACTGGCCAATATGCTGTGCGGGGCCTCTTTGAGCCGGCTGAAGCCGCACGGGCGGATGACAATTGAGACACCTCAGTCGATCGAGGCGCCGGCCGCTGACTCCGGGCCATGGCTCAGGTATCCGCTGGAGGGTGGTTTTATCGATGTGGCGTTACGCTATGGCGAGGGGCTATGA
- a CDS encoding chemotaxis protein CheD produces MGNSLVVGVGDCKVTGDPLAELVTYALGSCIAVVIWDPVTKVSGLLHFMLPDSAVDRNGNGKDHPFRYADTGTPLLFRGAYQQGAEKKRLVVRLAGGAAVVNDNGFFNIGKRNYAALRKILWKAGVMVHAEDVGGCVSRTVRLEAGSGKMIIRATGEPERELRPMSQAERSSAMGGALCQYV; encoded by the coding sequence TTGGGGAACAGTCTGGTGGTGGGCGTGGGCGACTGCAAAGTGACGGGCGATCCCTTGGCGGAACTCGTCACCTACGCCCTCGGCTCTTGCATCGCGGTGGTCATTTGGGATCCGGTAACCAAGGTCTCGGGGCTGCTGCACTTTATGTTGCCGGATAGCGCCGTGGACCGGAACGGCAATGGCAAGGATCATCCGTTCCGCTATGCCGACACAGGGACGCCGCTACTGTTTCGAGGGGCGTACCAGCAGGGCGCGGAGAAGAAGCGCCTGGTGGTGCGGCTGGCAGGAGGAGCGGCGGTGGTCAATGACAACGGGTTCTTCAACATCGGAAAGCGGAACTACGCGGCGCTGCGGAAGATTCTGTGGAAGGCGGGTGTGATGGTGCATGCCGAGGACGTGGGCGGTTGCGTTTCCCGCACGGTCCGGCTGGAGGCCGGGTCGGGCAAGATGATCATCCGCGCGACGGGCGAACCGGAGCGGGAGTTACGGCCGATGAGCCAGGCTGAGCGCAGCTCGGCCATGGGGGGCGCTCTGTGTCAATACGTTTGA
- a CDS encoding FmdB family zinc ribbon protein, with protein MPIFEYACEDCGTKFEKLIRRESDYETLSCPSCGEQHLHKEHSTFSPKMGASKQSAPAMCPSGGTCPTPGKCGMN; from the coding sequence ATGCCGATTTTTGAATACGCCTGCGAAGACTGCGGGACCAAGTTCGAGAAGTTGATCCGTCGCGAATCCGACTACGAGACTCTGTCCTGCCCCTCCTGCGGAGAGCAGCACCTGCATAAGGAGCACTCCACGTTCTCCCCAAAAATGGGTGCATCCAAGCAGTCCGCACCGGCCATGTGCCCCTCCGGAGGCACCTGTCCGACGCCTGGAAAGTGCGGAATGAATTAA